The Primulina tabacum isolate GXHZ01 chromosome 7, ASM2559414v2, whole genome shotgun sequence genome includes a window with the following:
- the LOC142551210 gene encoding LOW QUALITY PROTEIN: putative sucrose-phosphate synthase 2 (The sequence of the model RefSeq protein was modified relative to this genomic sequence to represent the inferred CDS: deleted 1 base in 1 codon): MAGNEWINGYLEAILDSGASAIEENKPPAPVNLRERSDFNPTKYFVEEVVTGVDESDLHRTWIKVVATRNTRERSSRLENMCWRIWHLARKKKQLEMEDLQRVANRRWELEQGRKDVTEDMSEDLSEGEKGDGLGEPITLGSPRKKFQRNFSNIEDWSDSNKEKKLYIVLISLHGLVRCENMELGRDSDTGGQIKYVVELARALAKTPGVYRVDLFTRQICSSEVDWSYGEPTEMLTTGAEDADSIDLGESSGAYIVRIPFGPRDKYLRKELLWPHIQEFVDGALAHIVNMSNALGEQIGAGQPVWPYVIHGHYADAGDTAALLSGALNVPMVLTGHSLGRNKLEQLLKQGRQSKEDINSTYRIMRRIEAEELSLDAAELVITSTKQEIEEQWGLYDGFDVKLEKVLRARARRGVNCHGRFMPRMAVIPPGMDFSSVVLQEDAAEADGDLSSLTNTEGSSPKAIPSIWAEVMRFLSNPHKPMILALSRPDPKKNITTLLKAFGECRPLRELANLTLIMGNRDDIDEMSGGNASVLTMVLKLIDKYDLYGQVAFPKHHKQSDVPEIYRLAAKTKGVFINPAFIEPFGLTLIEAAAHGLPLVATKNGGPVDILRALNNGLLVDPHDQQSIADALLKLVSEKNLWHECRKNGWKNIHLFSWPEHCRTYLTRIAACRMRHPQWQTDCPADELAAEESLNDSLKDVQDMSLRLSIDGEKTSLNESLDITAAGSDPELQDQVKRVLRKMRRPESVAQDFDFDKKVTDLPSKYPMLRRRRKLVVIALDCYDSKGFPDKKMIHIMQEIFKANKLDPHNAKMTGFALSTAMPIFELVEFFKSGSIKINDFDALICGSGSEVYYPGTYTEENGKLYPDPDYASHIDYRWGADGLKKTIWKLMNSSEDAKSGHSSIAIEHNAKSSNSHCLSYLIKDPSLVKKVDDMRQKLRMRGLRCHLMYCRNSTRMQVVPLLASRSQALRYLFVRWRLNVANMFVILGETGDTDYEELIAGTHKTLIMKGVVEKGSEELLRSAGAYLRDDIVPVDSPLITYISGGAKAEEVAKALTQNSKAGGI; this comes from the exons ATGGCAGGGAATGAATGGATTAATGGGTACCTGGAGGCGATATTGGATAGTGGGGCGTCCGCCATTGAAGAGAATAAGCCTCCAGCTCCGGTGAACTTGAGGGAAAGGAGTGATTTCAATCCGACAAAGTATTTTGTGGAGGAGGTGGTGACTGGGGTTGATGAATCTGATCTCCATCGGACATGGATCAAAGTGGTTGCGACGAGGAATACGAGAGAGAGGAGTTCTAGGCTTGAGAATATGTGCTGGAGGATTTGGCATCTTGCACGCAAAAAGAAACAG TTGGAAATGGAGGATTTGCAACGGGTGGCGAACCGGAGGTGGGAACTAGAGCAAGGTCGCAAGGATGTGACAGAGGACATGTCTGAGGATTTGTCTGAAGGAGAGAAAGGTGATGGCTTGGGGGAACCAATTACATTGGGCAGCCCTCGGAAAAAGTTCCAGAGAAACTTCTCCAACATAGAAGATTGGTCGGACAGTAACAAAGAAAAGAAGCTTTATATTGTTCTCATTAG TTTACATGGTCTAGTCCGTTGTGAAAATATGGAGCTCGGTCGTGATTCTGATACTGGTGGGCAG ATAAAATATGTCGTCGAGCTTGCTCGGGCGCTCGCCAAGACGCCAGGTGTTTATAGGGTGGATCTTTTCACCAGGCAAATATGCTCATCAGAAGTTGATTGGAGTTACGGCGAGCCGACGGAGATGCTTACAACTGGTGCCGAGGATGCTGATAGCATCGATTTAGGAGAAAGCAGTGGTGCTTATATTGTAAGAATACCCTTTGGTCCCCGTGACAAGTATCTTCGAAAGGAATTACTGTGGCCTCACATTCAAGAATTTGTTGATGGAGCTTTGGCACATATTGTCAATATGTCAAACGCTTTGGGGGAACAAATAGGTGCGGGACAGCCTGTTTGGCCTTACGTAATTCATGGCCATTATGCCGATGCAGGGGATACTGCAGCCCTTCTTTCTGGTGCATTAAATGTTCCGATGGTTTTGACGGGTCACTCGCTGGGTAGAAACAAGCTAGAACAGCTTCTCAAGCAGGGAAGGCAATCTAAAGAGGATATTAATTCGACATACAGGATTATGAGAAGGATAGAGGCCGAAGAGCTTTCATTAGATGCGGCAGAGCTTGTTATCACTAGTACTAAGCAGGAGATTGAAGAACAATGGGGACTGTATGATGGTTTTGATGTGAAGCTGGAGAAAGTTCTGAGGGCCCGTGCAAGACGTGGAGTTAATTGTCATGGTCGTTTCATGCCTAGAATGGCG GTTATTCCTCCTGGGATGGACTTTAGCAGCGTTGTACTTCAAGAAGACGCTGCTGAAGCTGATGGTGACTTGTCATCATTAACCAATACAGAGGGCTCATCACCTAAAGCAATCCCTTCTATATGGGCAGAA GTGATGCGTTTTTTGTCAAATCCTCACAAGCCAATGATCCTTGCATTGTCAAGACCTGATCCAAAAAAGAATATAACCACTCTCTTGAAAGCGTTTGGAGAATGCCGCCCATTGCGAGAGCTCGCTAATCTT ACTCTTATAATGGGAAATAGAGATGATATAGATGAGATGAGTGGGGGAAATGCTAGTGTTCTCACTATGGTACTGAAGCTTATTGACAAGTATGACCTATATGGGCAAGTGGCTTTCCCGAAACATCACAAGCAAAGTGATGTTCCAGAAATATACCGTCTAGCTGCAAAGACAAAG GGAGTTTTCATAAATCCAGCATTTATTGAGCCATTTGGACTTACATTAATAGAG GCTGCTGCGCATGGACTCCCACTGGTGGCAACTAAGAATGGCGGTCCAGTTGATATTCTTCGG GCCCTTAACAATGGTCTGCTCGTGGATCCTCATGATCAGCAATCAATTGCTGATGCACTGCTCAAGCTAGTTTCAGAGAAGAACTTGTGGCATGAATGTAGAAAGAATGGCTGGAAGAACATACATCTCTTTTCATGGCCCGAGCATTGTCGAACATACCTGACCAGGATAGCAGCATGTCGTATGAGGCATCCACAATGGCAAACCGACTGTCCTGCAGATGAACTGGCAGCAGAGGAATCACTGAATGATTCACTAAAAGACGTTCAAGATATGTCATTAAGGCTCTCGATTGACGGTGAAAAAACATCATTAAATGAATCACTAGATATAACTGCTGCTGGCAGTGACCCCGAGCTGCAAGACCAAGTCAAACGAGTCTTAAGGAAAATGAGAAGGCCAGAATCTGTAGCACAAGATTTTGATTTCGACAAGAAAGTGACAGATTTGCCAAGCAAGTATCCAATGTTGAGGCGCCGCCGTAAATTAGTTGTCATAGCACTTGATTGCTATGACAGCAAAGGATTCCCGGATAAGAAAATGATCCATATAATGCAAGAGATCTTTAAGGCAAACAAGTTGGATCCACATAATGCAAAAATGACGGGATTTGCTTTGTCAACAGCTATGCCGATATTTGAACTCGTTGAATTCTTTAAGTCCGGTagtattaaaataaatgattttgaCGCCTTAATCTGTGGTAGCGGCAGTGAAGTGTACTATCCAGGTACTTATACTGAAGAGAACGGAAAGCTTTATCCTGATCCAGATTATGCGTCACATATTGACTATCGTTGGGGTGCAGATGGTTTAAAGAAAACCATTTGGAAACTAATGAATTCATCTGAAGATGCGAAATCAGGTCATTCTTCCATTGCTATAGAACACAATGCCAAGTCAAGCAATTCCCACTGCCTTTCATACTTGATAAAGGATCCTAGCCTG GTGAAAAAAGTGGACGACATGAGGCAGAAACTAAGAATGAGAGGTCTCAGATGCCACTTAATGTATTGCAGAAACTCCACGAGAATGCAAGTTGTT CCACTTCTTGCATCTCGCTCTCAGGCTCTACG